The Erigeron canadensis isolate Cc75 chromosome 4, C_canadensis_v1, whole genome shotgun sequence genome window below encodes:
- the LOC122598540 gene encoding uncharacterized protein LOC122598540 isoform X1 — translation MMTWQGTFPAMDKISRLRGGNPLASFSSSSHFHIQQQSSLRYAVLGAGFAGLSVAWHLLEHSHGEVNICVDVLDEVGIGGGASGVSGGLLHPYSPKVKPLWRAAECWEESLRLISIAETAMNSKKVDLKNGGIGQNSNGFIARRRGILRPAVSLKNMSIMNDNAQNSLASCRIQSINEDTAQTLVPNISVPSNSAFFMPDAVNIQPQSYLEALYVACETLAKDMSSAGLGEKKINLHKTSIGNLLELEGEYDAVVVCLGARSTFIPELSGRLPLRTCRGVTAHLHLPDYIREEFSEHSPSILSDAWLAIQDPRNLYLGSTWEWKSCNYSQNVSMEEASKALDELLPKAYAVYPHLTKWVFKEASAGLRAMPPLTSNGSLPLLGRIDDFISQPHESKFWVFLGLGSRGLLYHAWLGKLMAQAVISCDEDVIPYELTSWKPTLINKG, via the exons ATGATGACGTGGCAAGGCACTTTTCCGGCAATGGACAAAATCTCACGGCTGCGTGGTGGAAATCCGTTGGCttccttttcttcttcctcTCATTTTCATATACAACAACAATCCTCCTTgag ATATGCGGTGCTCGGTGCAGGATTTGCTGGATTATCTGTAGCGTGGCACTTGCTAGAA CACAGTCATGGTGAGGTTAATATATGTGTTGATGTTCTTGACGAGGTCGGGATTGGGGGTGGTGCTTCTGGGGTGTCTGGAGGACTCCTTCATCCTTATTCTCCTAAAG TTAAGCCTCTTTGGCGGGCAGCCGAGTGCTGGGAAGAGAGTTTAAGGCTTATAAGCATTGCTGAAACAGCAATGAACTCAAAGAAAGTTGACTTGAAGAATGGAGGAATCGGTCAGAACTCTAATGGGTTTATTGCCCGGAGAAGGGGTATCCTGAGACCAGCAGTCAGCTTAAAGAACATGAGTATAATGAATGAT AATGCTCAGAACTCTCTCGCCAGTTGCAGAATACAGTCTATTAATGAAGACACTGCCCAGACATTAGTACCTAACATATCTGTACCTTCTAACTCTGCCTTTTTTATGCCTGATGCTGTAAATATACAGCCCCAAAGTTATCTTGAG GCCCTGTATGTAGCTTGTGAAACTCTAGCAAAAGACATGTCCAGTGCGGGTCTTGGTGAAAAGAAGATAAACCTTCACAAGACGTCTATTGGCAATCTTCTTGAATTAGAAG GGGAGTATGATGCTGTTGTTGTATGTTTGGGTGCCAGATCCACTTTTATCCCAGAGCTCTCTGGAAGGTTGCCCTTGAGGACTTGCAGAGGCGTCACAGCCCACTTACATCTTCCTGACTATATAAG GGAAGAATTTTCAGAGCACAGCCCCTCAATCTTGTCAGATGCATGGCTTGCCATCCAAGATCCTCGAAATTTATACCTAGGTTCTACATGGGAATGGAAATCTTGCAACTACTCTCAAAATGTTTCAATGGAGGAAGCTTCAAAAGCTTTGGACGAACTTCTGCCAAAAGCATATGCAGTTTATCCACACTTAACAAAATGGGTTTTTAAGGAAGCAAGTGCGGGTCTAAGAGCAATGCCACCTCTCACAAGTAACGGATCTCTTCCTCTTTTAGGCCGCATAGATGATTTTATTAGTCAACCTCATGAGAGTAAGTTCTGGGTTTTTTTGGGTCTTGGATCTAGAGGTTTGTTGTATCATGCCTGGCTTGGGAAATTGATGGCACAAGCTGTAATTTCTTGTGATGAAGATGTAATACCCTATGAATTGACCTCTTGGAAACCAACATTAATCAATAAAGGATAG
- the LOC122598540 gene encoding uncharacterized protein LOC122598540 isoform X2, which translates to MNSKKVDLKNGGIGQNSNGFIARRRGILRPAVSLKNMSIMNDNAQNSLASCRIQSINEDTAQTLVPNISVPSNSAFFMPDAVNIQPQSYLEALYVACETLAKDMSSAGLGEKKINLHKTSIGNLLELEGEYDAVVVCLGARSTFIPELSGRLPLRTCRGVTAHLHLPDYIREEFSEHSPSILSDAWLAIQDPRNLYLGSTWEWKSCNYSQNVSMEEASKALDELLPKAYAVYPHLTKWVFKEASAGLRAMPPLTSNGSLPLLGRIDDFISQPHESKFWVFLGLGSRGLLYHAWLGKLMAQAVISCDEDVIPYELTSWKPTLINKG; encoded by the exons ATGAACTCAAAGAAAGTTGACTTGAAGAATGGAGGAATCGGTCAGAACTCTAATGGGTTTATTGCCCGGAGAAGGGGTATCCTGAGACCAGCAGTCAGCTTAAAGAACATGAGTATAATGAATGAT AATGCTCAGAACTCTCTCGCCAGTTGCAGAATACAGTCTATTAATGAAGACACTGCCCAGACATTAGTACCTAACATATCTGTACCTTCTAACTCTGCCTTTTTTATGCCTGATGCTGTAAATATACAGCCCCAAAGTTATCTTGAG GCCCTGTATGTAGCTTGTGAAACTCTAGCAAAAGACATGTCCAGTGCGGGTCTTGGTGAAAAGAAGATAAACCTTCACAAGACGTCTATTGGCAATCTTCTTGAATTAGAAG GGGAGTATGATGCTGTTGTTGTATGTTTGGGTGCCAGATCCACTTTTATCCCAGAGCTCTCTGGAAGGTTGCCCTTGAGGACTTGCAGAGGCGTCACAGCCCACTTACATCTTCCTGACTATATAAG GGAAGAATTTTCAGAGCACAGCCCCTCAATCTTGTCAGATGCATGGCTTGCCATCCAAGATCCTCGAAATTTATACCTAGGTTCTACATGGGAATGGAAATCTTGCAACTACTCTCAAAATGTTTCAATGGAGGAAGCTTCAAAAGCTTTGGACGAACTTCTGCCAAAAGCATATGCAGTTTATCCACACTTAACAAAATGGGTTTTTAAGGAAGCAAGTGCGGGTCTAAGAGCAATGCCACCTCTCACAAGTAACGGATCTCTTCCTCTTTTAGGCCGCATAGATGATTTTATTAGTCAACCTCATGAGAGTAAGTTCTGGGTTTTTTTGGGTCTTGGATCTAGAGGTTTGTTGTATCATGCCTGGCTTGGGAAATTGATGGCACAAGCTGTAATTTCTTGTGATGAAGATGTAATACCCTATGAATTGACCTCTTGGAAACCAACATTAATCAATAAAGGATAG